The genomic window TCCTTCATTTCCCACGGCTGCGGTACGGCTATTAACGCTATCATGGCACCCCGGAATGCACCCTGAACAGCAAAAAGCCGCCACCTTTACGGTGACGGCTCGGCTCGAAGTTTCTACTTCTTACCACCCTTGCGCTTGGGATTATTGGGGCGCTGTCCAGGCAGTGGGGCAGAAGCACGCTTGGCTTCCTTCTTTGCCTCAATCTCGGCGGCCTCCTCGGCGTCGATCTTGGCGAAGATCCAACGCTGCTGGAAGAAGGTCCAGATGTTGTTGCTCACCATGTAGAAGAGCAAGCCGATGTGCCACAGGGCTCCGGTGAAGATGATCGTGGCAGGCAGGAACCACAGCATCATGCGGTTCATCATGTTTGCCTGCATCGCCATTTGGTCGTTCGCCGGTGCCTTCTGCAGACCTGCAGCCTTGCGGCGCTCCTGGCGATTCACGGAGAGTCGAGCGTTGAAGTGGGTTGCCAACACGATCAAGATGATCAGCGGCACCGCCACCATCATGATATCCGTCTTGGTGAAGTCCACGGGCTTGAACGCCTCGTACATCTCCTTCGGCATCGAGATGTAGGAGGAAATCGGCACACCGAAAATTCGGGCGTCCAGGAAGGACTGCACATCGTCGGGGGAGAAGATGTAGTTAGCAGTATTGCGGTTTTGCTCTACCGAAAGCCCCAGTTGCGTCTTACCGGTACCCGTGCGGTTGAAGGAGCGCAGCACGTGGAACAGGCCGATGAACACGGGCATCTGTACGAGAGCCGGAAGGCAGCCAGCGATGGGATTGACGCCCATCTCCTTTTGCAGCTTGCGAGTTTCCTCCATCTGCTTTTGCTGGTCTTTGGGGTACTTCTTCTTGATCTCCGCCATGAGCGGCTGCAGCTCTTGCATCTTGCGCATTGAGCGCATCTGGTTGAGCATCGGCTTGACCAAGAAGGCACGGATGGTGAAGGTGAGCAGCACAATGGCGATCACCCAAGCCCAGCCAGAATCCGGGCTGAGCACCAGGGATACCACCTTGTGCCAGAACCACAGGATCGCTG from Corynebacterium gerontici includes these protein-coding regions:
- the yidC gene encoding membrane protein insertase YidC → MLNFIYWPISAILWFWHKVVSLVLSPDSGWAWVIAIVLLTFTIRAFLVKPMLNQMRSMRKMQELQPLMAEIKKKYPKDQQKQMEETRKLQKEMGVNPIAGCLPALVQMPVFIGLFHVLRSFNRTGTGKTQLGLSVEQNRNTANYIFSPDDVQSFLDARIFGVPISSYISMPKEMYEAFKPVDFTKTDIMMVAVPLIILIVLATHFNARLSVNRQERRKAAGLQKAPANDQMAMQANMMNRMMLWFLPATIIFTGALWHIGLLFYMVSNNIWTFFQQRWIFAKIDAEEAAEIEAKKEAKRASAPLPGQRPNNPKRKGGKK